TTTATGACTCAttataaaaaatgcattttatttatttatatttattaattaaaaaattaaactgttaAGGACAAGTGTCAACATCATAGTAATTTAATGACTTGTttaccctaaaaaaatataacaatcatGTAATACAAAgataatatgaatataaaaaaataataaaagtagtcattaaacaaaaaagcaaaattattagctcattcaataaaaatgcccttatatatttacaagacaaaagatattttctatttatcaatttttatgaTGTGAAATTTTTGGCTTTATAGATATATTTAATCAATGTAAATCTCACATTGTTACTTCCAATTATTTCGGAAaacatataatgaaaaaaaaatattaataaaaaaatattttaaagagattttCTTCCACAAAAAATGAAGTGAAGGATgtatgtaaaattaaattgttatagatggaaatcttttaaaaaaatcttttaaactgATTTTCTCCCACCAATCTATCAATCTgacattttgtattttatttttataaccaaAGCCATTGATGGATAGATTGGTAAAGGACATTTTGCAAGGCCTAGGATGCAACCCAAGCCCAACAGAAAGCCCAACTCCAAATTCAAAAGTAAGTTAAAGTCCAGGCTAGCCATTCTATTTCACCAGTGCAAAACAGAGCACAAGAGACACAGAGAACAGTGACTGCAGAGAAAAGAAATGGGGAGGAAGAAGGGAGTAGCAGAGTTCGAGGAGTCGCCTCCAGATGAATTTGATCCATCGAATCCATACAAGGACCCAGTGGTGATGCTGGAAATGAGAGAGCATATTGTTAGAGAGAAATGGATTGATATAGAGAAAGCCAAGATCTTGAGAGAGAGACTTCGATGGTGTTATCGCATTGAAGGAATTAATCATCTCCAGAAGTGCCGCCATCTTGTCCAACAGTATCTTGACTCCACTCGTGGGATCGGGTGGGGCAAGGACCAACGCCCTCCTTGTCTCCATGGTATTATCTAGGAATTATTTGCTTCTTGTGTTTGTTAGTTTGGAATGATCTTTTTTGGGAGGAAATGagtgattttgatttattgttttaatttattgatgggTTTCGTGAATTAGGTCCTAAGGTGGAGGCAACAGCTGAGTCTGAATGAATCCTTTTCAGTATTTCACCTGCCTGGTTTTATATTAAGGTATGCTTGAATGTCtaatttactctcttttttctctttaatgtGTA
The genomic region above belongs to Populus alba chromosome 12, ASM523922v2, whole genome shotgun sequence and contains:
- the LOC118030196 gene encoding NADH dehydrogenase [ubiquinone] 1 beta subcomplex subunit 10-B, translating into MGRKKGVAEFEESPPDEFDPSNPYKDPVVMLEMREHIVREKWIDIEKAKILRERLRWCYRIEGINHLQKCRHLVQQYLDSTRGIGWGKDQRPPCLHGPKVEATAESE